From Xylanibacter oryzae DSM 17970, a single genomic window includes:
- a CDS encoding arabinan endo-1,5-alpha-L-arabinosidase yields MKYLNIILLSLSSLFAIGCSGGDATEDVSKPTPTPPSGSDEQLASYVAPTYNDDYTSIASWDNRSKWNLANVHDPSVMKADDGYYYIYQTDASYGNAHIGHGHFFCRRSKNLVDWEFMGATMSKLPAWVKTKLNEIRSNMGLSASTVNFSDETQFGFWAPCVRRVSANLYRMYYVITVPGTINGDNTWSERAFIGLMETSTPANVSSWVDKGYVITNVSDKELNFNVKSNDWANCYFKYNAIDPSYIITPSGEHWLAYGSWHSGFAAVQLNASTGMPLKTLGNPWGTDISAYGKLINTRQMGNRWQASEAPEVVYHNGYYYMFMAYDELSVAYNTRVVRSTNIDGPYVGIDGTDVTNNGGDAYPIVTHPYKFSKGYGWVGISHCAVFDDGNGNWFFSSQGRFPANVGGNAYSNAIMMGQVRSIRWTDDGWPVVMPERYGAVPQPAITESELVGNWEHIDLSYNYAKQDVAITMNLAANHTITAGTWQGATWSYDATNKVLTANGVKLYLQREVDWEASPRKATIVYAGYNGKKTYWGKKVN; encoded by the coding sequence ATGAAATATCTGAATATAATATTGTTGTCATTGAGCAGCCTATTTGCTATAGGCTGCTCAGGTGGCGACGCTACTGAAGACGTTAGTAAGCCCACACCTACACCGCCAAGTGGATCTGATGAGCAGTTGGCAAGTTATGTTGCACCAACATATAATGATGACTATACGTCTATTGCAAGTTGGGACAATCGTAGTAAATGGAATCTTGCTAATGTTCATGATCCGTCTGTGATGAAAGCAGATGACGGTTACTACTATATTTATCAGACTGATGCATCTTATGGTAATGCACATATAGGACATGGACATTTTTTCTGTCGTCGTTCTAAAAACCTTGTAGACTGGGAGTTTATGGGTGCTACAATGTCAAAACTACCTGCATGGGTTAAGACCAAACTAAATGAGATTCGCTCTAATATGGGGCTATCAGCCAGCACTGTCAATTTCAGTGATGAAACGCAGTTCGGTTTCTGGGCTCCTTGTGTACGTCGTGTCAGTGCCAATCTGTATCGAATGTATTATGTTATCACAGTTCCCGGCACAATCAATGGTGATAATACGTGGTCTGAGCGTGCTTTCATTGGTCTGATGGAGACTAGTACACCAGCCAATGTAAGCAGTTGGGTGGATAAAGGATATGTGATTACAAACGTATCAGATAAAGAACTAAATTTTAATGTAAAGTCTAATGACTGGGCAAACTGCTATTTCAAATATAATGCCATAGACCCGTCATATATCATCACACCAAGTGGTGAACATTGGTTGGCTTATGGTTCATGGCATTCTGGTTTCGCGGCCGTTCAACTTAACGCCTCTACCGGTATGCCGCTTAAGACATTGGGGAATCCATGGGGCACAGATATTTCAGCTTATGGCAAATTGATTAATACTCGTCAAATGGGTAATCGCTGGCAGGCTTCAGAGGCTCCTGAGGTTGTATATCATAATGGTTATTATTATATGTTTATGGCTTATGATGAACTGTCTGTGGCTTATAATACCCGAGTTGTACGTTCCACGAATATCGATGGCCCTTACGTGGGTATAGATGGCACGGATGTTACCAATAACGGAGGTGATGCATACCCTATAGTTACACATCCGTATAAGTTCTCAAAGGGTTATGGATGGGTAGGCATATCCCATTGTGCTGTCTTCGATGACGGTAATGGCAACTGGTTCTTCTCTTCACAGGGCAGATTTCCGGCTAATGTAGGTGGAAACGCATATAGCAATGCTATTATGATGGGACAGGTGCGCAGCATTCGCTGGACTGACGATGGCTGGCCTGTCGTGATGCCTGAGCGTTATGGTGCAGTACCACAGCCGGCGATCACTGAGAGCGAACTTGTAGGCAATTGGGAACATATCGATCTGAGCTATAATTATGCTAAACAGGATGTAGCAATTACGATGAATTTAGCTGCCAATCATACCATTACAGCAGGAACATGGCAAGGTGCAACATGGAGCTATGATGCCACCAATAAAGTGCTTACCGCCAATGGAGTTAAGTTGTATCTGCAGCGTGAAGTAGACTGGGAGGCATCTCCCCGTAAGGCTACTATCGTCTATGCAGGCTATAATGGTAAAAAGACATATTGGGGTAAGAAAGTAAACTAA
- a CDS encoding arabinan endo-1,5-alpha-L-arabinosidase, whose product MKLRLFTFYTVLLSCFMTVKAADGITSPFVHDPVLAYDGSRYYIYCTGLGIQVYSSADLNKWRDEPSVFDAAPQWAMKMVPGYKGHTWAPDIIFYQGKYHLFYSCSTFGKNRSAIGHAENVTLNPSDARYKWEDKGCIVNSVPGRNEWNAIDPNVIIDGEGTPWMTFGSFWNGIKLVRLTADMNAVAKPEEWYSLCKRMNNILPDSLPGDDAVEAPFIYHRSGYYYLFVSFDYCCRGLKSNYKIAIGRSVNIKGPYLDRDGKDMLQGGGSILLEGDHKTYSAVGHCSVYDFAGHTYLFAHGYEIHDNGMPHLVKRELKWTAEGWPEVMQ is encoded by the coding sequence ATGAAATTGAGACTATTTACTTTTTATACCGTTTTGCTTTCTTGTTTTATGACAGTGAAAGCTGCCGACGGTATTACATCACCATTTGTGCATGATCCTGTGCTGGCTTATGATGGTAGCCGATATTATATATATTGTACAGGTCTGGGAATACAGGTGTATTCATCTGCCGACTTGAACAAATGGCGCGATGAACCTTCTGTGTTTGATGCCGCACCACAGTGGGCAATGAAAATGGTCCCTGGATACAAAGGACATACGTGGGCGCCCGATATCATATTCTATCAGGGTAAGTATCATCTGTTTTACAGTTGTTCTACATTTGGTAAAAACCGTTCAGCCATAGGCCATGCAGAGAATGTCACCCTGAATCCATCTGATGCACGCTATAAATGGGAAGACAAAGGATGTATCGTCAATTCTGTTCCCGGCAGGAACGAATGGAATGCCATAGATCCGAATGTCATCATAGATGGAGAAGGTACTCCATGGATGACGTTTGGATCATTTTGGAACGGTATTAAACTAGTCAGACTTACTGCCGATATGAATGCTGTGGCAAAGCCTGAAGAATGGTATTCTCTGTGCAAGAGAATGAATAATATTCTACCAGACAGTCTGCCAGGGGATGATGCCGTTGAGGCTCCGTTCATCTATCATCGTAGTGGATATTATTATCTTTTTGTATCGTTCGACTATTGTTGCAGAGGATTGAAAAGCAACTATAAAATAGCCATAGGTCGTTCAGTAAATATAAAAGGTCCGTATCTTGACAGAGACGGTAAGGATATGTTGCAAGGCGGAGGTAGCATACTATTAGAGGGTGATCATAAGACGTATTCTGCAGTAGGTCACTGTTCTGTCTACGATTTCGCCGGACATACATATCTTTTTGCTCACGGTTATGAAATACATGACAATGGAATGCCGCATCTTGTGAAAAGAGAATTGAAATGGACTGCCGAAGGATGGCCTGAAGTAATGCAATAA
- a CDS encoding AAA family ATPase yields the protein MIDHRDNRRIKVIIGIRRCGKSVLFLDIFSNYLRESCVKEDQIITMRLDELSNTRYRNPMELDKVLHQWFM from the coding sequence TTGATAGATCATCGCGATAACAGACGAATTAAGGTAATTATCGGTATTCGTCGTTGTGGCAAGTCAGTACTGTTTCTCGATATTTTCAGCAATTATCTTCGAGAGTCTTGCGTCAAAGAAGACCAAATTATCACCATGCGCCTTGACGAGCTATCCAATACTCGGTATCGCAACCCGATGGAACTTGATAAAGTACTACACCAATGGTTCATGTGA